A window of the Brassica napus cultivar Da-Ae chromosome A2, Da-Ae, whole genome shotgun sequence genome harbors these coding sequences:
- the LOC125586168 gene encoding glycosyltransferase family protein 64 C3-like translates to MDQIGTSNAFFSIWFLLFLALSVTPLVFSRTLSADPDPCDAMKLRDFQKLRSDQITVLINGYSESRIPLLQSIVAAYSGSSIVSSILVLWGNPTTPAQLLDHLYHNLTRYSLGTASISLIQQPSSSLNARFLPRPSVDTRAVLICDDDVEVDKKSLEFAFSVWKSNPDRLLGMFVRSHGFDLLGKDWIYTVHPDKYSIVLTKFMMMKQDYLFEYSCNGGVEMEEMRGVVDTMRNCEDILMNFVAADKLRAGPIMVGAERVRDWGDARNNEEEQEQVENGVREAGLSSRRVEHRKRRGKCIREFHRVMGKMPLMYSYGKVVNSVGEQGLCRKSGKLVFCDRD, encoded by the coding sequence ATGGATCAAATCGGAACTAGCAATGCCTTCTTCTCCATCTggtttcttctcttccttgcgCTCTCTGTTACGCCACTCGTGTTTTCGCGCACTCTCTCAGCTGATCCGGATCCGTGTGATGCAATGAAACTTAGAGATTTTCAGAAACTCAGATCGGATCAGATCACCGTCCTAATAAACGGTTACTCTGAGTCCCGTATTCCTCTTCTCCAATCCATCGTGGCCGCGTATTCAGGATCCTCAATCGTCTCCTCAATCTTAGTCCTCTGGGGTAACCCTACCACACCTGCTCAGCTACTTGACCACTTATACCACAACCTCACTCGTTACTCGCTTGGCACAGCTTCCATCTCTCTGATCCAGCAACCATCGAGCAGCCTCAACGCGAGGTTCCTCCCTCGCCCTTCCGTAGACACTCGTGCTGTTTTGATATGCGATGATGACGTGGAGGTGGACAAGAAGTCGCTGGAGTTCGCGTTTTCCGTGTGGAAGTCGAACCCTGATCGTTTATTAGGAATGTTTGTGAGATCGCACGGGTTTGACTTGCTGGGGAAAGACTGGATCTACACTGTTCACCCGGATAAGTACTCCATCGTCCTCACCAAGTTCATGATGATGAAACAAGATTATCTTTTCGAGTATAGCTGCAATGGAGGTGTGgagatggaggagatgagggGGGTTGTGGACACGATGCGTAACTGCGAGGATATACTGATGAATTTTGTAGCTGCGGACAAGTTGAGAGCAGGTCCAATCATGGTGGGAGCAGAGAGAGTTAGGGATTGGGGAGATGCGCGTAATaacgaagaagaacaagagcaaGTGGAGAATGGGGTGAGAGAAGCTGGGTTGAGCAGTAGAAGAGTGGAACACAGGAAGAGAAGAGGCAAGTGCATTAGGGAGTTTCATAGAGTTATGGGGAAGATGCCGTTGATGTATAGTTATGGTAAGGTTGTTAACTCTGTTGGGGAACAAGGGCTGTGTCGTAAATCCGGAAAGCTTGTCTTTTGTGACCGAGATTGA
- the BNAC02G23220D gene encoding uncharacterized protein BNAC02G23220D: MGKVVEKLGRCLKTVFFMVAMLVSLLVSSLPVLVAIGDVLVPTFLLSSFTCLTCYSFNDHLSRYSFKTSLTDIPLVSLLRSFLLICVYSLSDGPALSHGPYLGTVSLCSVVSIVLLSVKACIFTANSQLNSEASISPSRQRLHLKKSWGMPVLFLSSVVFALGHTVVAYRTSCRARRKLLFHRAVDPEAVLSCKSVFSSYQKVPRSPIPLVRKVSKTDGEVRRKLPSSTSNDGELPVRVLADLDSLFVTVTGLSVHYKICTPGSPRQSSVSSTLSPEANSMLNVPEAMAGRLKLDRKLLSMVTRNKLNHHHHKSCSSLFNNSSSSLHDPLLEGSPTSPLLFKDTQEEEDVMNASSCGGVTEQQDPSDGSFGVVLVHGFGGGVFSWRNVMGSLAHQLGCVVTAFDRPGWGLTARPHVKDLEERDLPNPYTLENQVDMLVAFCHEMGFASVVLVGHDDGGLIALKAAQRLVASNDDATIKVKGVVLLNVSLTREVVPAFARILLHTSLGKKHLVRPLLRTEIAQVVNRRAWYDPAKMTSDVLKLYKAPLHVEGWDEALHEIGRLSSEMVLSTQNAQSLLKAVESLPVLVVAGAEDALVPLKSSQVMASKLFNSRLVAISGCGHLPHEECPKALLAAMTPFISRLVLSD; this comes from the exons atgGGGAAGGTGGTAGAGAAATTGGGAAGATGCTTAAAGACGGTGTTTTTCATGGTTGCCATGTTGGTTTCCCTCTTAGTCTCCTCCTTGCCTGTCCTCGTTGCCATCGGCGACGTCTTGGTCCCAACCTTTTTGCTTTCCAGCTTTACTTGTCTGACCTGTTACAGCTTCAATGACCATCTCAGCAGATACAGCTTCAAGACCTCTTTGACTGATATTCCTCTCGTCTCCCTCCTCAGATCTTTCCTCCTCATCT GTGTGTATTCACTATCCGATGGGCCTGCACTCTCTCACGGACCTTACCTCGGAACTGTGTCCTTGTGTTCCGTTGTTTCCATTGTTCTTCTTTCGGTTAAAGCTTGTATTTTTACTGCTAACTCTCAGCTTAACTCTGAAGCATCGATCTCTCCGTCAAGGCAACGACTTCACCTCAAGAAGTCTTGGGGAATGCCAGTTTTGTTCCTTTCTTCTGTGGTTTTCGCTCTTGGTCATACCGTTGTTGCTTATAGAACTAGCTGCCGAGCTCGGAGGAAACTCTTGTTCCACAGAGCGGTCGACCCTGAAGCT gttcTTTCGTGTAAAAGTGTCTTCTCTAGTTACCAGAAAGTCCCACGTTCTCCCATTCCTTTGGTTCGGAAGGTCTCCAAGACTGATGGCGAGGTCAGACGGAAGCTTCCTTCATCTACTTCCAATGATGGAGAGCTTCCAGTGAGAGTACTCGCTGATCTTGACAGCTTGTTCGTTACAGTCACGGGACTCTCTGTGCATTACAAGATTTGCACACCTGGCTCGCCTCGGCAGTCGTCTGTCTCCTCAACTCTTTCTCCCGAAGCTAATTCTATGCTCAATGTGCCGGAGGCGATGGCAGGAAGGTTGAAGCTTGACAGGAAACTATTGAGCATGGTCACTAGAAACAAGCTCAATCATCATCACCATAAAAGCTGCAGCAGCCTCTTCAACAATTCGTCTTCTTCCTTGCACGATCCTCTCCTAGAGGGTTCTCCTACTTCTCCTCTTCTTTTCAAAGATACTCAGGAAGAAGAGGATGTCATGAATGCGTCCAGTTGCGGTGGTGTCACGGAGCAGCAAGATCCCTCCGATGGAAGTTTTGGTGTAGTGCTGGTTCATGGATTTGGAGGTGGAGTGTTCTCTTGGAGAAATGTGATGGGTTCTCTCGCCCATCAGCTTGGCTGTGTTGTCACTGCTTTCGATAGGCCTGGTTGGGGATTAACCGCTAGGCCTCATGTTAAGGATTTGGAAGAAAGAGATTTGCCAAACCCTTACACTCTGGAAAATCAG GTAGACATGCTTGTTGCTTTTTGCCACGAAATGGGGTTTGCTTCGGTAGTCTTGGTTGGCCATGATGATGGAGGTTTGATTGCTCTCAAGGCTGCACAAAGATTGGTAGCATCAAATGATGATGCCACCATCAAAGTGAAAGGAGTGGTTTTGCTTAATGTAAGCTTGACGAGGGAAGTAGTCCCAGCTTTTGCAAGAATACTTCTGCACACTTCACTAGGAAAGAAACACCTTGTTCGCCCGCTTTTGCGAACTGAGATAGCTCAGGTGGTGAACCGTCGAGCTTGGTATGATCCTGCCAAGATGACATCAGATGTCTTAAAGCTATACAAGGCACCACTCCATGTCGAAGGCTGGGACGAGGCGCTTCACGAGATAGGTAGACTCTCATCCGAGATGGTGCTTTCAACTCAAAATGCACAGTCGCTTCTCAAAGCAGTGGAAAGCTTACCAGTATTAGTCGTTGCTGGAGCAGAAGACGCACTTGTTCCCCTCAAGTCCTCCCAAGTCATGGCTTCAAAACTCTTTAACTCT AGGCTAGTAGCAATCTCAGGATGTGGTCATCTGCCGCATGAGGAGTGTCCAAAGGCGCTTCTTGCAGCCATGACCCCATTCATAAGCAGACTTGTACTTAGTGACTGA